The following proteins are encoded in a genomic region of Streptococcus gwangjuense:
- a CDS encoding 8-oxo-dGTP diphosphatase, giving the protein MSRSQLTILTNICLIEDLETQRVVMQYRSPETNRWSGYAFPGGHVENGEAFAESVIREIYEETGLTIQNPQLVGIKNWPLDTGGRYIVFCYKATEFSGTLRSSDEGEVSWVQKDQIPNLDLAYDMLPLMEMMEAPDKSEFFYRHRTEDGWAKKIF; this is encoded by the coding sequence ATGTCCCGTTCCCAATTAACGATTTTAACAAACATTTGTCTGATTGAAGATCTCGAAACCCAGCGCGTGGTTATGCAGTATCGCTCTCCTGAAACCAATCGCTGGTCTGGTTATGCCTTTCCAGGAGGTCATGTAGAAAATGGTGAGGCTTTTGCGGAGTCTGTCATTCGTGAAATCTACGAAGAAACAGGGTTAACTATCCAAAATCCTCAACTTGTCGGCATTAAAAATTGGCCTCTGGATACAGGCGGGCGCTATATCGTCTTTTGTTATAAGGCGACTGAGTTCTCTGGTACCCTTCGCTCTTCAGATGAAGGAGAAGTTTCTTGGGTGCAAAAAGACCAGATTCCAAACTTGGATCTGGCCTATGATATGTTACCATTGATGGAGATGATGGAAGCTCCTGACAAATCTGAATTTTTCTACCGCCACCGTACAGAAGATGGCTGGGCGAAGAAAATCTTCTAG